Proteins from a genomic interval of Polaribacter sp. Q13:
- a CDS encoding S41 family peptidase, whose amino-acid sequence MKFKLFPKVIVFFIISVLFFNCTKSEDGIPENLEVENFVWRGLNAYYLWQNDVPDLADVRFSNQNQINSYLEGFSSPENLFDNLLYTEANGYPTNEKGYDRFSWIVDDYVALENSFQGINLSTGMEFGLKRYNSSTTNVYGYVRYVIPTTNAEIKGVQRGMIFNTINGTQLTDTNYQNLLFGTNSNLEIGLADYNAGNPNTNGTTISLTKEIVTENPVAISKVINEGGKKIGYLLYNQFSSSFDGELNAAFNNFKTELVDELIIDLRYNGGGSVRTATYLGSMISTQPTDNIFSKQVWNEKAMKVFTPDNLINYFTNEINNTNENGSVILQEPINSLNLTSVYFIVSGSTASASELVINALRPYIDVKLVGTTTVGKQVGSITLYDSEDYSRTGADLNTNHTYAMQPIVLKISNKDDQDEINGFTPGVTLPGIQLEEDYNNLGELGDPTEPLLARTITYITTGSKGDFKTNVEEYSEIYNSKLATPASNNMYVDFKK is encoded by the coding sequence ATGAAGTTTAAATTATTCCCTAAAGTAATTGTCTTTTTTATAATTTCTGTACTCTTTTTTAATTGTACTAAAAGTGAAGATGGTATACCCGAAAACCTAGAAGTAGAAAACTTTGTTTGGAGAGGTTTAAACGCTTATTATTTATGGCAAAATGATGTGCCAGATTTGGCAGATGTACGTTTTAGTAATCAGAATCAAATAAACAGTTATTTAGAAGGTTTTTCATCACCTGAAAATTTATTTGATAATTTATTATATACAGAAGCTAATGGTTATCCAACAAATGAAAAGGGGTACGATCGTTTTTCTTGGATTGTTGATGATTATGTTGCTTTAGAAAACTCTTTTCAAGGAATAAACCTAAGTACAGGAATGGAGTTTGGCTTAAAACGCTATAATAGCAGTACCACAAATGTTTATGGCTACGTAAGATATGTAATTCCGACTACTAATGCCGAAATAAAAGGCGTACAAAGAGGCATGATTTTTAATACCATAAACGGAACTCAATTAACAGACACAAACTATCAAAATTTACTTTTTGGTACTAACTCTAATTTAGAGATTGGTTTAGCAGATTATAATGCAGGAAACCCTAACACAAACGGAACAACTATTTCTTTAACTAAAGAAATCGTTACAGAAAACCCGGTTGCAATTTCTAAAGTAATTAATGAAGGAGGTAAAAAAATTGGTTACCTATTATATAATCAATTTTCTAGTTCTTTTGATGGCGAATTAAATGCAGCATTCAATAATTTTAAAACAGAACTTGTAGATGAATTAATTATAGATTTACGTTACAACGGTGGTGGCTCTGTTAGAACAGCAACCTATTTAGGTAGTATGATAAGCACACAACCTACTGATAACATTTTTTCTAAACAAGTATGGAATGAAAAAGCAATGAAAGTCTTTACTCCTGATAATTTGATTAATTATTTTACAAATGAAATTAATAATACCAATGAAAATGGAAGTGTTATTTTACAAGAGCCTATAAATAGTCTAAATCTTACTAGTGTTTATTTTATAGTTTCTGGAAGCACAGCTTCTGCATCAGAATTGGTTATAAATGCTTTAAGACCGTATATAGATGTTAAACTTGTAGGTACAACAACAGTAGGAAAACAAGTTGGGTCTATTACTTTATATGACTCTGAAGATTATTCTAGAACAGGTGCTGATTTAAACACAAATCATACGTATGCAATGCAACCTATTGTATTAAAAATATCTAATAAAGACGATCAAGATGAAATTAATGGCTTTACTCCCGGAGTAACATTACCAGGAATTCAATTGGAAGAAGATTATAACAATTTAGGTGAATTAGGAGACCCAACAGAACCTTTATTAGCAAGAACTATAACTTATATTACTACCGGATCTAAAGGTGATTTTAAAACGAATGTTGAAGAATATTCTGAGATTTACAATTCTAAATTAGCAACTCCTGCAAGTAATAACATGTATGTAGATTTTAAAAAATAA
- a CDS encoding patatin family protein produces the protein MKKALVISGGGSKGAFAGGVAQYLMKKENKDYDLYIGTSTGSLMVSHLALGKLDELKELYTNVNQKTIFSNNPFKIKKVAGEKVVSIRHLNTIWNFLNGRKTFGESKNLRTLIKNKITKEIYDEIRENNKEVVVTVSNLTANQIEYKSINDCTYDDFCDWIWGSCNYVPFMSLLEKNNCQYADGGFGSLVPIREAILRGATEIDAIILETEVTQFNKLPATNPFSLLFDVFDFMLAHVERHNITIGKLAATNKNIKLNLYYTPTVLTTNSLVFDEKLMRKWWKSGYKYAKSKREELMSEFRPDVLTDQEIEEGIEDLDNLNF, from the coding sequence ATGAAAAAAGCATTGGTAATTTCTGGAGGAGGAAGTAAAGGAGCATTTGCAGGAGGAGTTGCACAATATTTAATGAAGAAAGAAAACAAAGATTACGATTTGTATATAGGAACGTCTACAGGAAGTTTAATGGTTTCTCACCTAGCTTTAGGTAAATTAGATGAGCTAAAAGAGTTATATACCAACGTAAACCAAAAAACTATTTTTAGTAATAATCCTTTTAAAATTAAAAAAGTAGCCGGAGAAAAAGTAGTTAGTATTCGACATTTAAATACGATATGGAACTTTTTAAACGGAAGAAAAACTTTTGGGGAAAGTAAAAACTTACGGACTTTAATAAAAAACAAGATTACCAAAGAAATATACGATGAAATTAGAGAAAACAACAAAGAGGTTGTGGTTACGGTTTCTAATTTAACAGCCAATCAAATTGAATATAAGTCTATAAATGATTGTACTTATGATGATTTTTGTGATTGGATTTGGGGTTCTTGTAATTATGTGCCTTTTATGAGTTTGTTAGAAAAAAATAATTGTCAGTATGCAGATGGTGGTTTTGGTTCTTTAGTTCCCATTAGAGAAGCCATATTAAGAGGAGCAACAGAAATTGATGCCATTATTTTAGAAACAGAAGTTACTCAGTTTAATAAATTGCCTGCTACAAACCCGTTTTCTTTATTGTTTGATGTATTCGATTTTATGCTAGCACACGTAGAAAGACACAATATTACCATTGGTAAATTGGCAGCTACAAATAAAAATATTAAACTAAATTTATATTATACACCTACGGTTTTAACTACAAATTCTTTAGTTTTTGATGAAAAATTAATGCGAAAATGGTGGAAATCTGGTTATAAATACGCAAAGTCTAAAAGAGAAGAGTTAATGAGCGAATTTAGACCCGATGTTTTAACCGATCAAGAAATAGAAGAAGGTATAGAAGATTTAGACAACTTAAATTTCTAA
- a CDS encoding oxidoreductase, with product MKRIIIFIFGFLIFVSCKDNYQPREINAITFKEFKIDSVSIRAIQVINKNEVIYAGSNGDIGFFSDSKEPALESMVLKIQYQDSIRPNFRSIASNGKAVFALSIANPALLYQISDRKATLKYTENHEKVFYDALQFFDDNLHGIAVGDPTENCASILLTSDGGDSWRKIPCANLPEFKEGEAFFAASNTNIKTIGSTVWIASGGKKARILKSDDFGNSWQIFETPIIQGNGPQGIYSIDFTDKNNGIIMGGDYSNPLENKANKAITKDGGRTWTLVANGQEPNYKSCVQYVPNTNGLEIFAVGKTGVSFSNNGGVTWTEVSKDAYYAIQFVDRNTAWLSGNTKLGKLVLK from the coding sequence ATGAAGAGAATAATCATATTTATTTTTGGTTTCCTAATTTTTGTCTCTTGCAAAGACAATTATCAACCTAGAGAAATCAATGCTATTACCTTTAAAGAGTTTAAAATAGACAGTGTTAGCATCCGTGCAATTCAGGTTATCAATAAGAATGAAGTTATTTACGCAGGCTCTAATGGAGATATTGGTTTCTTTTCTGATAGTAAAGAGCCCGCATTGGAAAGTATGGTCTTAAAAATTCAATATCAAGATTCTATACGGCCGAACTTTAGAAGTATTGCTTCTAATGGTAAAGCCGTGTTTGCTTTAAGTATTGCAAATCCTGCCCTATTATACCAGATATCAGATAGAAAAGCTACCTTAAAATATACCGAAAATCATGAGAAAGTTTTTTATGATGCTTTGCAATTTTTTGATGACAACCTGCACGGAATTGCAGTAGGAGATCCAACAGAAAATTGTGCTTCTATTCTATTAACTTCGGATGGTGGAGATAGTTGGCGTAAAATTCCGTGTGCTAATTTACCAGAATTTAAAGAAGGCGAAGCTTTTTTTGCTGCAAGTAACACCAATATTAAAACTATTGGAAGCACGGTTTGGATTGCTTCTGGAGGAAAAAAAGCACGTATTTTAAAGTCTGATGATTTTGGAAATTCTTGGCAAATTTTTGAAACTCCAATCATTCAAGGAAATGGACCACAAGGCATTTATTCTATTGATTTTACTGATAAAAATAACGGAATTATAATGGGTGGTGATTACTCAAATCCTTTAGAAAACAAAGCAAATAAAGCCATTACCAAAGATGGTGGACGTACTTGGACGCTAGTAGCCAACGGACAAGAACCTAATTACAAAAGCTGCGTACAATATGTACCAAACACCAACGGCTTAGAAATTTTTGCTGTAGGTAAAACAGGTGTTTCTTTTTCTAATAACGGAGGTGTAACTTGGACAGAAGTAAGTAAAGACGCCTATTATGCCATTCAGTTTGTAGATAGAAATACGGCTTGGTTATCTGGTAATACTAAATTAGGTAAATTAGTTTTGAAGTAA
- a CDS encoding outer membrane beta-barrel protein, with the protein MKQLITVVAAILISTVSYAQFQISASTGYAMGSAGMLTGTTTTTTSTENNYGSYGEGLNFQLRGTYFLNEKFGLELALGYLNGADQTINKTSVPGVAEVNAIARARAFGASTSMVYKFTENFYGRIGALLKVGGKTEAVVSSRAYLSDPQVAFFNSQIAGLDLDSGSYSQTNYIEDFHGHFPLGFVGALGYKFDLDENFSLFVEAEYYGISLKRKDSELAEFNTDIVSSNGTIKIPGYKSLDNLPSPSLETMATNVFSNTTYVDELSHTEAAAQAAAIDAGDSSHSTELSQKVPYSSFGVNFGITYKFSGSSKK; encoded by the coding sequence ATGAAACAATTAATTACAGTAGTAGCAGCCATTTTAATTAGTACGGTGTCTTATGCACAATTTCAAATTTCTGCAAGTACCGGTTATGCAATGGGTAGTGCCGGAATGCTTACAGGAACTACCACAACTACAACAAGTACAGAAAATAATTACGGAAGTTACGGAGAAGGTTTAAATTTTCAATTAAGAGGTACTTACTTTTTAAATGAAAAATTTGGACTAGAATTAGCTTTAGGATATTTAAACGGAGCAGACCAAACAATTAATAAAACATCTGTACCTGGTGTTGCAGAAGTAAATGCCATTGCAAGAGCACGTGCATTTGGTGCATCTACTTCTATGGTGTATAAATTTACAGAAAACTTTTACGGACGTATTGGTGCTTTATTAAAAGTTGGTGGTAAAACAGAAGCCGTTGTTTCTAGTAGAGCTTATTTGTCAGACCCTCAAGTCGCCTTTTTTAATTCACAAATTGCAGGTTTAGATTTAGATAGCGGTTCATACTCTCAGACAAATTATATAGAAGACTTTCATGGGCATTTTCCCTTAGGTTTTGTAGGTGCATTAGGATATAAATTTGATCTTGATGAAAACTTTTCTCTTTTTGTTGAGGCAGAATATTACGGAATTAGTTTAAAAAGAAAAGATTCTGAGTTAGCTGAATTTAATACAGACATTGTTTCATCCAATGGTACTATTAAAATACCTGGATATAAATCTTTAGACAACTTACCATCACCAAGTCTTGAGACTATGGCTACTAATGTTTTTAGTAATACAACTTATGTAGATGAATTATCACATACAGAAGCAGCAGCACAAGCAGCAGCCATTGATGCAGGAGACTCATCTCATTCTACTGAATTATCTCAAAAAGTACCTTATTCTTCTTTTGGAGTAAACTTTGGTATTACTTACAAGTTTAGTGGTTCAAGTAAAAAATAA
- a CDS encoding dual specificity protein phosphatase family protein: MRKLILMMLICLGGVTYNYGQEVPLKKVDSKHFKNLYRVNDNLYRSEQPSKKGFIEIELIGVKTILNLRRLRNNTKKAKDFNFNLVHYPIKTKVLNEEDIFNALRVIKNSVQPVLVHCWHGSDRTGTIIAAYRMVLDNWSKEEAINEFQKDNLGYHYKMYPNLLVLLNNLDIQKMKNRL; this comes from the coding sequence ATGAGAAAATTAATATTAATGATGCTTATCTGTCTTGGTGGTGTAACCTATAATTATGGTCAAGAAGTACCTTTAAAAAAGGTGGATTCAAAGCATTTCAAAAATCTATATAGAGTAAATGATAATTTATATAGATCGGAGCAACCTAGCAAAAAGGGATTTATAGAAATTGAGTTGATAGGAGTAAAGACCATTTTAAATTTACGAAGACTTAGAAATAACACCAAAAAGGCAAAGGACTTCAATTTTAATTTGGTGCATTATCCCATTAAAACAAAAGTATTAAATGAAGAAGATATTTTTAATGCGCTGCGTGTTATTAAAAATTCTGTGCAGCCCGTTTTAGTGCATTGTTGGCATGGATCTGATAGAACAGGTACCATTATTGCGGCTTACAGAATGGTGCTAGATAATTGGTCTAAAGAGGAAGCTATAAATGAATTTCAGAAAGATAATTTAGGATATCATTACAAAATGTATCCCAATTTATTGGTGCTATTGAATAACTTAGATATTCAAAAAATGAAGAATAGATTGTAA
- a CDS encoding nuclear transport factor 2 family protein, with protein sequence MKQTITAIALVMTMVSCKSEKELNTITEMELSTKEKTVAVLKSIETGDEKGVSYINPTNYVQHNLAVADGLAGFGALLAQAPEGGFKVNTVRAFEDGDYGFAQTEYDFFGPKIGFDVFRYENGQIVEHWDNLVAITPANPSGHTQTDGATTVTDLDKTEANKTLVSNFVNDILVNGKMDKLSGYFYGDNYIQHNPNIGDGLSGLGQAVEAMAKQGITMVYTTTHKVLGQGNFVLTISEGTFAGVPTSFYDLFRVENNKIAEHWDVLETIAAEADRQNTNGKFNFPQ encoded by the coding sequence AGAAATGGAATTATCAACTAAAGAAAAAACGGTAGCGGTTTTAAAAAGTATAGAAACCGGAGATGAAAAAGGAGTAAGCTATATTAATCCAACTAATTACGTACAACACAATTTGGCTGTGGCAGATGGTTTAGCTGGTTTTGGAGCATTATTAGCACAAGCACCTGAAGGTGGATTTAAAGTGAATACGGTAAGAGCTTTTGAAGATGGAGATTATGGCTTTGCACAAACGGAATACGATTTCTTTGGACCGAAAATTGGTTTTGATGTTTTTAGATATGAAAACGGACAAATTGTAGAACATTGGGATAATTTAGTGGCAATAACTCCTGCAAATCCAAGTGGACACACACAAACGGATGGAGCAACTACGGTAACAGATTTAGATAAAACGGAAGCGAATAAAACTTTAGTATCTAATTTTGTAAATGATATTTTGGTAAACGGTAAAATGGACAAATTATCTGGTTATTTTTATGGAGATAACTACATACAACACAACCCAAATATTGGTGATGGATTGTCTGGTTTAGGACAGGCAGTAGAAGCAATGGCAAAACAAGGTATAACTATGGTGTATACAACTACGCATAAAGTGCTAGGACAAGGTAATTTTGTTTTAACAATTAGTGAGGGAACATTTGCAGGTGTACCAACTTCTTTTTACGATTTATTTAGAGTTGAAAACAATAAAATAGCAGAACATTGGGATGTTTTAGAAACAATTGCGGCAGAGGCAGACAGACAAAATACCAACGGAAAATTTAATTTCCCTCAATAA